Proteins co-encoded in one Polynucleobacter sp. MG-6-Vaara-E2 genomic window:
- the rimP gene encoding ribosome maturation factor RimP, with protein sequence MKDQKIIAAELENLGYTLVDIEREAGGLLRVTIENPDYERLITVLDCEKVSHQLSYTLPVENIPYERLEISSPGLDRPVKTAVDFERFTGMEVDLKLRVAVGNRKNFRGVLQGLLSGDLNSPDAKFGLVFEAADGQPSQLEFSLAEVDKTRLVPVIDFKGRKS encoded by the coding sequence GTGAAAGATCAAAAGATCATCGCTGCAGAGTTGGAAAACTTAGGTTACACGTTAGTAGATATTGAGCGTGAAGCTGGGGGATTGTTGCGCGTCACAATTGAAAACCCAGATTACGAGCGTTTGATTACTGTTTTGGATTGCGAGAAGGTGAGTCATCAATTGAGCTACACCTTGCCAGTTGAAAACATTCCATACGAGCGTTTGGAGATTTCTTCTCCGGGCTTAGATCGCCCTGTAAAGACAGCTGTTGATTTTGAGCGCTTTACTGGAATGGAAGTGGATTTGAAGTTGCGTGTTGCCGTTGGCAACCGTAAGAATTTTCGTGGTGTGTTGCAAGGTTTGCTGAGTGGTGATTTGAATTCACCTGATGCGAAATTTGGTTTGGTGTTCGAGGCAGCTGATGGTCAGCCGTCTCAATTGGAGTTTTCTTTAGCCGAGGTCGATAAGACTCGGTTGGTCCCTGTTATTGATTTCAAAGGAAGAAAGTCATGA
- the rluB gene encoding 23S rRNA pseudouridine(2605) synthase RluB has product MTSSNENDSNPPIPAAPSQTDLGSARAEGSQAEGSECPPREDRGPRHPRRAGTGKHPFNKKRPFNKDKPRREGEGSQGPREGGSNHSAKLGPNPADVEALFASVVSGEFDAALDAPEVLETKNPDGLNESEISHQTGAERRAQRAQRAREDEDPDAPTEEEVSSLQFANVDDLPLSLRDEVWSDLDGLDDDADDEDTVKLHKVLADAGMGSRRDMEDLIIQGRVSVNGLPAHIGQRIGPTDQVRINGKPVHRKIQTKPPRVIMYHKPAGEIVSQSDPEGRPTVFDRLPKPRQGRWIAVGRLDFNTEGLLLFTTSGELANRLMHPRYGVEREYAVRILGELSQENTAQLKSGITLDDGQAKFLRLSMGGGDGANRWYHVALTEGRNREVRRMFEAVGHTVSRLIRTRYGIFLLPPRLRRGKWEEIEAGGIYNLMKSAGLKMPQPQDKGRNPNTGGQSRNPEGADFQPDPMQTSVSYWGSRDALTLASGHNGLTHQGRGGKPGGGGSGDGRGPFRGRTQAGRPGQGGGQGGQGQNRNKGKKVHHGQSAFVTGNPQSPGNGPKRSAPKGRKPFNKGPRKPRNPGESF; this is encoded by the coding sequence ATGACAAGCTCCAACGAAAACGATTCAAATCCGCCAATACCAGCAGCGCCATCACAAACTGATTTAGGGTCTGCTCGCGCAGAAGGATCTCAGGCTGAGGGTAGTGAATGCCCACCACGTGAGGACCGCGGTCCGCGTCATCCACGTCGTGCAGGAACCGGCAAGCATCCATTCAACAAGAAGCGTCCTTTTAACAAAGACAAGCCACGTCGTGAAGGTGAAGGCTCTCAAGGCCCTCGTGAAGGTGGCAGTAATCATTCCGCAAAATTAGGGCCAAACCCTGCAGACGTAGAGGCATTATTTGCTTCTGTAGTATCTGGTGAGTTTGATGCTGCACTTGATGCGCCAGAAGTCTTGGAAACAAAAAATCCAGATGGCTTGAATGAGAGTGAGATCTCTCATCAGACTGGTGCAGAGCGTCGTGCACAACGCGCTCAGCGTGCGCGTGAAGATGAAGATCCAGATGCGCCAACGGAAGAAGAAGTCAGCAGTTTGCAATTTGCAAATGTGGATGACTTACCGCTCAGTTTGCGCGATGAAGTATGGTCCGACCTTGATGGTTTAGATGACGATGCTGACGACGAAGATACTGTCAAGTTACATAAAGTGTTAGCTGACGCGGGCATGGGTTCCCGTCGCGACATGGAAGACTTGATTATTCAAGGGCGCGTATCGGTGAATGGTTTGCCTGCCCACATTGGTCAGCGTATTGGGCCAACCGACCAAGTGCGTATCAATGGCAAGCCAGTGCATCGCAAGATTCAAACCAAACCGCCACGCGTCATCATGTATCACAAGCCTGCGGGCGAGATCGTGAGTCAGTCTGACCCAGAGGGTCGTCCAACTGTATTTGATCGATTGCCAAAGCCACGTCAAGGCCGTTGGATTGCTGTTGGTCGTTTGGACTTTAATACTGAAGGTTTGTTGTTGTTCACCACTTCAGGTGAATTAGCAAATCGTTTGATGCATCCACGTTATGGTGTTGAGCGTGAATACGCTGTGCGTATCTTGGGTGAGTTAAGCCAAGAAAACACGGCACAACTCAAAAGCGGCATTACGCTCGATGATGGCCAGGCTAAATTCTTGCGCCTCTCAATGGGTGGTGGTGATGGCGCCAATCGTTGGTATCACGTTGCATTAACGGAAGGTCGTAATCGCGAAGTACGTCGTATGTTTGAAGCAGTGGGTCATACGGTATCCCGCTTGATTCGTACGCGTTACGGCATTTTCTTATTGCCTCCTCGCTTGCGACGCGGCAAATGGGAAGAGATTGAAGCTGGCGGCATCTATAACTTGATGAAGTCTGCTGGTTTGAAAATGCCTCAGCCGCAAGATAAAGGGCGCAATCCCAATACTGGTGGACAAAGTCGTAATCCAGAGGGGGCGGATTTCCAACCCGACCCAATGCAAACCTCGGTCTCTTATTGGGGCTCAAGGGATGCTTTAACTCTAGCAAGCGGCCATAACGGCCTGACTCATCAGGGGAGAGGTGGAAAACCCGGTGGCGGAGGTTCAGGTGATGGTCGTGGCCCATTCCGGGGTCGCACCCAGGCCGGTAGACCTGGTCAAGGTGGTGGTCAGGGTGGTCAGGGCCAAAACCGCAATAAAGGCAAAAAAGTGCACCATGGTCAGTCCGCATTTGTGACGGGCAACCCCCAAAGTCCAGGAAATGGGCCCAAACGCAGTGCCCCAAAAGGTAGAAAACCGTTCAATAAAGGCCCCAGAAAGCCTCGAAATCCTGGCGAAAGCTTCTGA
- a CDS encoding ABC transporter ATP-binding protein: MSLLRYEDFCISFGTGRREKFAVNHLDLEIGIGERVALVGESGSGKTLTALAPLRLEPEGAKVSGKILWNKKDGSGTVDLLSMPIQDIREIRGREIAMVFQEPMTALNPLFTIGNQIIEAVQIYQPLLSKTDCIDAAIDLLKKTGIPEPDRRFHSYPHQLSGGQRQRAMIAMALACKPRLLIADEPTTALDVSLRLQILDLLKELQEESKEHGGMGILLITHDLNLVRHFAQRVAVLNQGNLMESGPTKQVFEHPTDPYTRALVNSEPVRELAPVMPLAPVLLKTEGLSVAYPSSESTSWFKKAPAHKVLKKVSFSLKQGQTIGVIGESGSGKTTLGMAVLGLLGDSAAQVSGDVDVLGKDWQQLKPVERRAMRSSLQVIFQDPFGSLSPRMNVMQIISEGLDVHYPKLSASERESRVVDMLKEVGLDRSALSRYPHEFSGGQRQRIAIARALILRPQILVLDEPTSALDVSIQKQVLALLSELQKKYNLAYLMISHDLAVIRAMSHEVMVLKEGRVVEFGDTETMIKQPKQVYTKELFTAAELT, encoded by the coding sequence ATGAGCTTATTGCGCTACGAAGACTTCTGCATTTCTTTCGGAACAGGTCGCCGTGAAAAATTTGCCGTCAATCATTTAGATTTGGAGATCGGTATTGGCGAACGGGTTGCCCTAGTGGGTGAATCTGGTTCAGGTAAGACGCTTACCGCACTTGCGCCCTTAAGACTTGAGCCTGAGGGTGCGAAAGTTTCTGGAAAGATTTTGTGGAACAAGAAGGATGGTAGTGGGACAGTGGATTTATTGTCTATGCCCATCCAAGATATTCGCGAGATTCGAGGGCGCGAGATTGCCATGGTCTTCCAAGAACCGATGACAGCACTGAATCCACTCTTTACTATCGGCAATCAAATCATTGAGGCAGTGCAGATCTACCAACCCTTACTCTCTAAAACTGATTGTATTGATGCGGCCATTGATCTACTCAAAAAAACCGGTATTCCCGAGCCAGACAGACGTTTTCATTCTTACCCCCATCAGCTGTCTGGCGGTCAAAGACAACGAGCCATGATTGCAATGGCTCTGGCTTGCAAACCGCGTTTATTGATTGCCGATGAACCAACGACTGCTTTAGATGTTAGTTTACGTTTGCAAATTCTTGATTTGCTAAAAGAATTGCAAGAAGAATCTAAAGAGCACGGTGGAATGGGCATCTTGTTGATTACGCACGATCTCAATTTGGTAAGGCATTTTGCACAACGTGTGGCGGTCTTGAACCAGGGCAATCTCATGGAGTCTGGGCCCACAAAGCAAGTCTTTGAGCATCCAACCGATCCTTACACTCGTGCCTTAGTGAATAGCGAGCCAGTACGCGAGCTTGCTCCAGTCATGCCTTTGGCGCCCGTGCTCCTCAAGACAGAGGGTTTGTCTGTCGCCTACCCAAGCTCTGAGTCGACTTCCTGGTTTAAAAAAGCGCCAGCTCATAAAGTATTAAAAAAAGTTTCTTTTAGTCTAAAGCAGGGTCAGACCATTGGTGTGATTGGCGAGTCTGGCTCAGGCAAGACGACATTAGGTATGGCAGTGCTTGGCCTACTTGGCGACTCTGCAGCGCAAGTCAGTGGTGATGTGGATGTTCTTGGTAAGGACTGGCAACAGTTAAAGCCTGTTGAGCGCCGTGCAATGCGTTCAAGTTTGCAAGTAATTTTTCAAGATCCCTTTGGCTCGCTTTCGCCGCGCATGAATGTGATGCAAATTATTTCCGAAGGATTGGATGTGCATTATCCAAAGCTCTCTGCGTCCGAACGTGAATCTCGAGTTGTTGACATGCTCAAAGAGGTAGGCTTGGATCGCTCAGCATTGTCGCGCTATCCACATGAGTTTTCTGGAGGGCAGCGTCAGCGCATTGCTATTGCGCGCGCTTTGATTTTGCGTCCACAGATCTTAGTTTTAGATGAGCCAACCTCCGCATTGGATGTATCGATTCAGAAACAAGTGCTTGCATTGCTCTCAGAATTACAGAAAAAGTACAACTTGGCCTACCTAATGATTAGTCACGATTTGGCAGTCATTCGTGCAATGTCGCATGAGGTCATGGTGCTCAAAGAGGGTAGGGTAGTGGAATTCGGGGATACCGAGACCATGATTAAGCAGCCTAAGCAGGTTTACACCAAAGAATTATTTACAGCAGCTGAGCTAACTTAG
- a CDS encoding C40 family peptidase yields MSLKKALLSQILGLALGFAISSSAQAVEANAPAPEVTSSSVETVVPKESMFQAGRAYIARVSDRLADTVTGKSEELINRAMEVIGVRYRWDAELPQSGLDGSSFVRYVFKDKLGFLLPRKSTQMSRVGKPIGRDELQPGDLVFFNTMRLTFSHVGIYVGDNKFIHSPSKGTSVRVDDLGSLYWDKRFDGARRLDGSDNLDDAERQELLNEVKNLKRKSRSL; encoded by the coding sequence ATGTCATTGAAAAAAGCGCTACTTTCACAAATCTTGGGCCTAGCCTTGGGTTTCGCGATTTCGTCTTCTGCCCAAGCGGTAGAGGCGAATGCCCCTGCGCCTGAGGTGACGTCTTCAAGCGTTGAGACGGTAGTTCCAAAAGAAAGTATGTTCCAGGCAGGCAGAGCCTATATTGCTCGGGTATCGGATCGTTTGGCTGATACCGTTACCGGAAAATCTGAAGAGCTTATTAATCGTGCCATGGAAGTGATTGGTGTGCGCTATCGCTGGGATGCTGAGTTGCCTCAGTCTGGATTAGATGGCAGTAGCTTTGTTCGCTATGTCTTTAAAGATAAATTAGGTTTCTTATTACCACGCAAGTCGACACAAATGAGTCGCGTTGGAAAGCCGATTGGTCGTGATGAGTTGCAGCCCGGTGACCTCGTATTTTTTAATACGATGCGTTTAACTTTCTCTCACGTGGGTATTTATGTGGGGGACAATAAATTTATTCACTCACCATCGAAAGGTACCAGTGTTCGCGTTGACGATCTGGGTAGCCTCTATTGGGATAAACGTTTTGATGGTGCCCGTCGTCTTGATGGTAGCGACAACTTAGATGATGCTGAGCGTCAAGAGTTGTTAAATGAGGTGAAGAACCTCAAACGCAAGTCTCGTAGCCTCTAG
- a CDS encoding patatin-like phospholipase family protein, translated as MHNISSKAPVSAERRHLLGFGIGMSALLSAGALSSCSLIGSKKPVVGLVLGAGAARGFAHVGVIKALEAQGIHPDLVVGSSAGSVIAALLASGATGNDLNRLALNLDEATIADWGLPFAGRFGGLIKGDALQNMVNREVQNKTIEQMRIPLGIVATELQSGKGVLFRTGNTGQAVRASCSIPGVFQPTVIGGKEYLDGGLVAPVPVSYAKQMGATLVIAVNISSEPVHQDASGTFGVLQQTISIMQRSINQYELKSADIVIQPQLKQMSSGDFKSRNAAILAGEVATQEQMALIKEKLKG; from the coding sequence ATGCACAATATTTCATCAAAAGCCCCCGTTTCCGCTGAACGACGCCATTTATTGGGTTTTGGCATTGGCATGAGCGCCCTGCTTAGTGCTGGCGCTTTGAGCTCGTGCAGTCTGATTGGCTCTAAAAAGCCAGTTGTTGGCCTAGTGTTGGGGGCTGGCGCAGCAAGGGGGTTTGCGCATGTTGGCGTCATTAAAGCTTTAGAGGCTCAAGGCATTCACCCAGATCTCGTGGTTGGCAGTAGTGCCGGTAGCGTTATCGCAGCCCTACTAGCGTCTGGCGCCACAGGAAATGATCTCAATCGCCTAGCCCTTAATCTTGATGAGGCCACCATTGCCGATTGGGGTTTACCGTTTGCAGGACGGTTTGGGGGATTAATTAAGGGTGATGCCCTACAAAATATGGTCAACCGCGAAGTGCAAAACAAAACCATAGAGCAGATGCGCATTCCACTGGGCATTGTTGCAACTGAATTGCAATCAGGCAAAGGCGTTTTGTTTCGTACCGGAAACACTGGTCAAGCCGTACGAGCCTCCTGCAGTATTCCCGGCGTTTTTCAGCCGACTGTCATTGGCGGCAAAGAATATCTTGATGGTGGTTTAGTCGCGCCGGTACCCGTGAGTTATGCAAAACAGATGGGAGCTACACTCGTAATTGCAGTCAATATCTCTTCAGAGCCCGTTCATCAGGATGCGAGTGGCACCTTTGGAGTGTTGCAACAAACTATCTCAATAATGCAAAGAAGCATCAATCAATACGAATTGAAAAGTGCCGATATCGTAATTCAGCCGCAACTCAAACAAATGAGTAGCGGTGATTTCAAATCCAGAAATGCGGCCATATTAGCTGGCGAAGTAGCAACCCAAGAACAAATGGCATTGATTAAAGAAAAGCTCAAAGGCTAG
- the nusA gene encoding transcription termination factor NusA — protein MSREVLMLADALAREKNVDQAIVFEALEMALASATKKRYATEDVDIRVSIDRESGEYETFRRWLVVPDEAGLQEPDKEILQFEAKEQIPDMEVGDYIEEQIESLAFGRIGAQAAKQVILQRIRDAEREQILNDYLERGEKVMTGTVKRADKNGLIIESGRVEALLRRDQMIPKENLRSGDRVRAYILKVDREARGPQIELSRTCPDFLIKLFENEVPEMEQGLLEIKGAARDPGIRAKIAVVTYDKRIDPIGTCVGVRGTRVTAVRNEVAGEAVDIVLWSEDPAQFVIGALAPAQVSSIVVDEERHAMDVVVDEENLAIAIGRSGQNVRLASDLTGWQINIMTPEESAEKTEKEASSVRQLFMDKLDVDQEVADILIEEGFNTLEEVAYVPLSEMLEIDSFDEDTVNELRTRARDSLLTMELAKEERIGEVSQDLLSLEGMTKDLVAKLADNQVHTRDDLAELAVDELVEATQIDEETAKTLIMKAREHWFTS, from the coding sequence ATGAGCCGAGAAGTTCTCATGTTGGCAGACGCGCTAGCGCGTGAAAAGAACGTTGATCAAGCGATTGTGTTTGAGGCGCTTGAAATGGCGTTGGCATCAGCCACTAAAAAGCGTTATGCAACTGAAGATGTGGATATTCGTGTATCGATTGACCGTGAGTCAGGCGAATACGAGACATTCCGCCGCTGGTTGGTTGTTCCTGATGAAGCCGGTCTGCAAGAGCCAGATAAAGAGATTTTGCAATTCGAGGCCAAAGAACAAATTCCGGATATGGAAGTCGGAGACTATATCGAAGAGCAAATCGAATCTTTAGCTTTCGGCCGTATCGGTGCGCAAGCTGCAAAACAAGTTATTTTGCAACGCATCCGTGATGCTGAGCGTGAGCAGATTTTGAATGACTACCTCGAGCGTGGCGAAAAAGTCATGACTGGTACCGTTAAGCGTGCTGATAAAAATGGTTTGATTATTGAATCGGGCCGTGTTGAAGCTTTGCTGCGTCGCGACCAAATGATTCCGAAAGAGAATTTACGTTCTGGTGATCGTGTACGTGCATACATCCTTAAGGTGGATCGTGAAGCCCGTGGTCCACAAATCGAACTCTCCCGTACTTGCCCAGATTTCTTGATTAAATTGTTTGAGAACGAAGTGCCTGAGATGGAGCAGGGCTTACTCGAGATTAAAGGTGCTGCCCGTGATCCTGGTATCCGCGCAAAGATTGCCGTTGTAACTTATGACAAGCGTATCGATCCAATTGGTACCTGCGTCGGTGTTCGTGGAACCCGTGTTACTGCAGTACGTAACGAAGTTGCTGGTGAGGCGGTAGATATTGTGTTGTGGTCAGAAGACCCAGCACAGTTTGTCATTGGCGCTTTGGCCCCAGCGCAAGTATCTTCAATTGTGGTGGACGAAGAGCGTCACGCGATGGATGTGGTGGTTGATGAGGAGAACTTAGCAATTGCAATTGGCCGCAGCGGACAGAACGTTCGTTTGGCTAGCGATTTGACTGGTTGGCAGATCAACATCATGACTCCTGAAGAGTCTGCTGAGAAAACCGAGAAAGAAGCTTCATCTGTACGTCAATTGTTCATGGATAAATTGGACGTTGACCAAGAAGTGGCTGATATTTTGATTGAAGAAGGTTTCAATACATTAGAAGAAGTAGCTTACGTGCCATTGTCTGAAATGTTGGAAATCGATTCATTCGATGAAGATACTGTGAATGAGTTGCGCACCCGCGCACGTGATTCTTTGTTAACAATGGAGTTGGCAAAAGAAGAGCGTATTGGGGAAGTATCCCAAGACTTGCTTTCCTTAGAAGGAATGACCAAAGACTTGGTTGCTAAGCTTGCTGACAATCAAGTACATACCCGTGACGACCTTGCTGAACTAGCTGTTGATGAGCTAGTTGAGGCGACACAAATTGACGAAGAAACTGCGAAAACGCTCATCATGAAAGCGCGCGAACATTGGTTTACTTCATGA
- a CDS encoding ABC transporter permease yields the protein MSRWHRFRNNRRGYASLWIFIVLFGLSLCAELIANDKPLIVRYDGHFYFPIVKNLPETVFGGDFATPTDFLDPDIRHNITSDGNWAIYPIITYSYETLNYFSQVPNPAPPSWQNWLGTDDRGRDVLSRLIYGFRLSILFGLALTLVGVTVGIITGSLMGFFGGKFDLISQRLIEIWSAMPELYLLIIFASIFNPSVSLLIILLAAFGWMGLSDYVRAEFFRNRSLEYVRAARALGLTNLQIMWRHILPNSLTPVITFLPFRMSAAILSLTSLDFLGLGVPPGTPSLGELLSQGKGNLDAWWISLSTFVVLVATLLLLTFMGEALRDAYDSRKAGLMSGGRS from the coding sequence ATGAGCCGCTGGCACCGCTTTAGAAATAATCGTAGAGGTTATGCCAGCCTTTGGATCTTTATCGTTCTGTTTGGTTTATCGCTTTGCGCTGAACTGATTGCGAACGATAAGCCACTCATCGTTCGCTATGACGGACATTTTTATTTCCCAATTGTGAAGAATCTTCCCGAGACAGTGTTTGGTGGAGACTTTGCCACGCCAACAGATTTCTTGGACCCCGATATTCGTCACAACATTACAAGTGATGGCAATTGGGCAATCTATCCAATCATTACGTATAGCTATGAGACACTGAACTACTTCTCGCAAGTGCCTAATCCAGCGCCACCATCTTGGCAAAACTGGCTTGGCACTGATGACCGCGGTCGCGATGTCCTCTCGCGCTTGATTTATGGTTTTCGACTATCTATTTTGTTTGGCTTGGCGCTAACACTTGTGGGGGTCACGGTTGGCATCATCACCGGGTCCTTAATGGGGTTCTTTGGGGGTAAGTTTGACTTAATCTCTCAACGTTTAATCGAAATTTGGTCAGCAATGCCAGAGTTATATCTATTGATTATTTTTGCTTCAATCTTTAATCCTAGCGTTTCTCTATTGATTATTTTGTTAGCAGCGTTTGGCTGGATGGGGCTGTCCGATTACGTCCGCGCAGAATTCTTCCGCAACCGTTCTTTGGAGTATGTGCGCGCAGCCAGAGCGCTTGGTCTCACCAATTTGCAAATCATGTGGCGCCATATTCTGCCTAATAGTTTGACCCCAGTAATCACCTTCTTGCCATTTCGAATGAGTGCGGCAATTTTGTCGCTCACCAGTTTAGATTTCTTAGGTTTAGGCGTCCCCCCTGGAACACCTAGCTTAGGTGAGTTGCTTTCGCAAGGTAAAGGTAACTTGGATGCCTGGTGGATTTCACTTTCTACCTTTGTTGTCTTGGTAGCGACCTTGCTACTGCTCACTTTTATGGGTGAGGCACTGCGTGATGCTTACGATTCTCGTAAAGCAGGTCTGATGAGCGGAGGTCGCTCATGA
- the scpB gene encoding SMC-Scp complex subunit ScpB, producing MDDHNKRVIETALLCAQEPLTVADLSRLFVEDITTADIEEALVELQRAWHDRGMELVHIATGWRFQSRLSMREYLDRLTPEKPPKYSRAVMETLAIIAYRQPVTRGEIEEIRGVAVSSNVMKQLEDRGWVEVIGHKDTVGRPGLYATTKQFLDDLSLTNLQSLPMLEDAAPMAAAEHLGQAVMEFDSSATVETVVIDGEAQAAEEVEVEEVTTEITEETEAVTPKSDEQSDETK from the coding sequence ATGGACGATCACAATAAGCGCGTTATAGAAACAGCCCTCCTGTGCGCGCAGGAGCCACTGACCGTTGCTGACTTGTCTCGTCTATTTGTCGAAGACATCACTACTGCAGATATTGAGGAAGCATTAGTGGAACTGCAACGCGCGTGGCACGACAGGGGAATGGAGCTGGTGCATATTGCTACTGGCTGGCGTTTCCAAAGCCGTCTATCGATGCGCGAGTATCTTGATCGCTTGACGCCTGAGAAGCCGCCAAAGTATTCTCGTGCAGTGATGGAGACCCTGGCAATCATTGCCTACCGTCAGCCTGTTACTCGCGGTGAGATCGAAGAAATTCGTGGCGTTGCTGTCAGTAGTAATGTGATGAAACAACTAGAGGACCGTGGTTGGGTAGAGGTGATTGGCCACAAAGATACTGTTGGTCGCCCTGGTTTATATGCCACTACAAAACAATTTTTGGATGACTTAAGTCTGACCAATTTACAAAGCTTGCCAATGTTAGAAGATGCAGCGCCGATGGCCGCTGCAGAGCATTTAGGTCAAGCAGTGATGGAATTTGATTCCAGTGCCACTGTAGAAACCGTTGTGATTGATGGTGAAGCGCAAGCGGCAGAAGAGGTAGAGGTTGAAGAAGTCACCACCGAGATTACTGAAGAGACAGAAGCAGTTACCCCTAAGTCTGATGAGCAGTCAGACGAAACAAAATAA
- a CDS encoding microcin C ABC transporter permease YejB, which yields MRAYIFKRLLLMIPTLLGVLTLTFAVVQFVPGGPVEQMVLELKGKGDAAVGGTESSGAGATYRGRQGIDAQRLEEVKALYGFDKPPLERYFMMLGRFARFDLGESYYQHESVWRLVVSKLPVSISIGLWTFFITYLVSIPLGIAKAVRDGSRFDAVTSTMILVGYAIPGFVLGVLLLVIFGGGSFLQIFPLRGLTSDNWSDLSFIGKVIDYLWHLVLPITASVLGSFAVVTMLTKNSFLEEIRKQYVLTARAKGLAEKQVLWKHVFRNAMLPLVTGFPAAFIGAFFTGSLLIETLFSLDGLGLLSYESVMRRDYPVVFGTLYLFTLIGLFTKLISDLCYVYVDPRIQFGAGGGS from the coding sequence ATGCGCGCCTACATCTTCAAGCGTTTGCTACTCATGATTCCTACTCTGTTAGGTGTTTTGACGCTGACCTTTGCGGTAGTTCAGTTTGTGCCAGGCGGCCCAGTTGAGCAAATGGTTTTAGAGCTTAAGGGCAAAGGTGATGCTGCGGTAGGGGGAACAGAATCTTCTGGTGCAGGCGCAACTTATCGTGGGCGTCAGGGTATTGATGCGCAGCGACTAGAAGAAGTCAAAGCTTTATATGGATTTGATAAGCCACCACTAGAGCGTTATTTCATGATGTTAGGTCGCTTTGCAAGATTTGATTTGGGTGAGAGCTATTACCAACACGAAAGCGTTTGGCGATTAGTGGTTTCAAAATTACCAGTCTCTATCAGCATTGGCCTGTGGACATTCTTTATTACCTATTTAGTATCGATACCACTGGGTATTGCTAAAGCGGTGCGCGATGGCTCTCGTTTTGATGCGGTCACGAGTACTATGATCTTGGTAGGTTATGCCATTCCAGGTTTTGTATTAGGCGTTCTCTTATTGGTAATTTTTGGCGGCGGAAGTTTTCTACAAATCTTCCCCTTGCGAGGATTAACTTCTGATAACTGGAGTGATCTGAGCTTCATTGGTAAGGTAATAGATTACTTGTGGCACTTAGTATTGCCCATTACGGCATCTGTTTTGGGTAGCTTTGCAGTAGTCACGATGCTGACCAAGAACTCTTTCTTGGAAGAGATTCGCAAGCAGTATGTATTGACTGCCAGAGCCAAAGGCCTCGCTGAAAAACAAGTACTTTGGAAGCATGTCTTTCGCAATGCTATGTTGCCACTAGTCACTGGATTTCCAGCAGCCTTTATTGGTGCCTTTTTCACTGGATCGTTGTTGATCGAAACCCTGTTCTCGCTTGACGGACTTGGTTTGCTCTCTTATGAGTCAGTGATGCGCCGTGATTACCCTGTGGTCTTTGGTACTTTGTATCTCTTTACTCTGATTGGTTTATTTACCAAGTTGATTTCTGATCTTTGCTATGTTTATGTAGACCCTCGTATTCAGTTTGGTGCCGGAGGTGGTTCATGA